Proteins from a single region of Hydra vulgaris chromosome 12, alternate assembly HydraT2T_AEP:
- the LOC136089050 gene encoding uncharacterized protein LOC136089050 has protein sequence MESLDTNLQYVSKEIIHEAAKKSSCKVVVQYKKVNINIQIQPNHYIVQKIEKERKRVTRTVWGGVTNTQKDKLYNEMDTLFDILRCKHSIKCKEDPTCSDPKCSHCAFLPICNCPLGLKIPEIKLKFIRAQRLKVGMKSVYQIHCRDKKEHTRLAKQCKKKEKPLMFKKLEEKKVELSNNKFFNEEIEVDVIEKANESSSQLMDTKIDNGSKQSVINTNHFPLLAQTVLRYRTSNREAAAISSAVLIDIGIVNKKDNKLIIDHHKIHREKKK, from the exons ATGGAGTCCTTAGACACCAATCTTCAGTATGTGTCAAAAGAAATTATTCACGAAGCTGCCAAAAAATCATCTTGTAAA gttgtTGTACAGTATAAAAAAGTGAATATCAATATTCAAATTCAACCTAATCACTATATCGTTcagaaaattgaaaaagagaGGAAAAGAGTTACTCGAACTGTTTGGGGAGGAGTGACTAATACTCAAAAAGATAAGTTATATAATGAAATGGACACGCTATTTGATATTCTTCGTTGCAAACATAGTATTAAATGCAAGGAAGATCCAACTTGTTCTGACCCAAAATGTTCTCATTGTGCTTTTCTTCCAATTTGCAATTGTCCATTAGGTTTGAAAATTCCTGAAATAAAGCTGAAGTTTATCAGAGCTCAGAGATTGAAAGTTGGAATGAAAAGTGTGTACCAAATACATTGTAGAGATAAAAAAGAACATACTCGGCTGGCTAAGCAAtgcaaaaagaaagaaaaacctttaatgtttaaaaaattagaggAGAAGAAAGTAGAGTTgagtaataataagttttttaatgaagaaataGAGGTAGATGTGATTGAGAAAGCAAATGAATCTTCTAGCCAGTTAATGGACACCAAAATTGACAACGGATCAAAGCAATCTGTCATCAATACAAATCACTTTCCTCTTCTTGCTCAAACAGTTTTAAGATACAGAACAAGTAACAGAGAAGCTGCTGCTATTTCTTCTGCAGTTCTTATAGATATTGggattgttaataaaaaagataataaactgATTATTGACCATCACAAAATTcatagggaaaaaaaaaagtaa